The stretch of DNA ACTGAAAAAAGACACTTGAATTTCGATCTTCTTCTGAAAAAGGAAAGAATTCTTCTCCTTTATAAAGCCAAACCTTTATTTCATAAACAACATCCGGTTTTAATGGGACAAGCTTTCCATTCTCATTTTTTTTATCTACCTTAAAAGAACAGACTTCGTAATTACATGGATAGCCAAATTCCTCAGATCTGGGGAAGAATTGCAGAGTCGAAGAGCTGTCAAGAGGTAAATTTACGCCTTTTTCTTGAAGGTAGAGTGCATATCCATCAAAATCAAGATTTCCCATGTACATTCTCCAAAGAATTTTTATTGATTCATGACCACCTGATGCCATTTCTGATGATTGGAAATAAATGAGAAACTCTCCACTTGATTTTTTCGTCTTTAATGCATTTTTATGAAGGGTAGATATCTTCACATCCGAGAACAATTGCTCCGCAGAAATAACATTTGGTATGAAGAAAAGAAGAAAACTAAACCCTACAAGGACAATGAGTATCTTGTGAAACAAAGAAGAATATATTTTCATGGAGAGCAAAAAAATCTTGTTGGAATGGTATAAAAATCATGTGATTTATGCAATGTCTTAATATGTAATTCTCAGGAATTTTAGGGATTGCCGAAGAATTTTTTATTTGATGATTATCACACAAAAAGGTCGCCCGAGGACGGGCGACTCTTGATGAAGAGAAAATTGTGGGATTTGTCGTAAAATAAACACAAAGTACAAAAAAGAAAAACGTTTTGTACTTTGTGCTTTGTATTTTGTACTCTTCTTGCCTTTTCCTCTTATTTTATTTAGGATTTCTGAGCTTTTAAAAAATCCCATGCGCTTTCCTATCATCCCAGCTACAAAATTTTGGTTTCTTATTTCGGGCGTTACGCTGGCCGTAGGTCTTTATTTTGTCTTCGCCCCTGGATTTGGACTCCATCTCGGAATTGATTTTTCTGGAGGAAGTAAGATGTACTTGCCGTTCAGCGAAACTATTACCAAAACAGAATTTGATGAGATTTTTCGAGAAGCTCTTGGAAATGAGAAGGGGGAAGTTGTTGTAGAATCGGGAGATAAGGCGATAATTGTGAGGTCTCGAGACCTCTCGAATCAAGAAATTGAACAACTCAAAGTGAAACTCAAGGAGAAAGGAAAAACTCTTGAGGATGATGCTGTGCGTATTGAGACGGTAGGACCGACGCAAGGAAAAGTACAAACCGAACGTGGTTTTCTCGCAGTAGGAATTACGATGCTCGCAATTATTATGTTTATCGCACTAGCGTTCAGGCGAGTTCCTGAAGGGCTTTCTTCTTGGAAATTTGGCGTTTCTGCTGTTGTGGCACTTATCCATGACGTTTTTATCGTTATCGGAGCATTCGCGCTCCTCGGAAAATACTATGGAGTGGAAGTAGATACTCTTTTTATTACGGCACTTCTCACGGTCATGGGATTCTCGGTGCACGATACCATTGTGGTTTTCGACCGTCTTCGGGAAAATCTCAAAGGAACTTCTCTGAAGAATCTTGAAGAAACGGCTGAAAAGGCTGTGTGGCAAACAATGGCAAGATCAATAAATACTTCTGGCTCTACGCTCATCGTGCTTTTAACGCTCTTTTTCTCTCAAATTGAAGGAATTCACTTTTTCATTCTGGCGCTTGTTTTGGGAATTATCGTGGGAACATATTCGTCTATTTTCATTGCCACGCCAATGCTCGTAGCATGGTCGAAGAAATGAGCGTGCTTCGTGTCGCACTTAATGGCTATGGACGGATTGGAAGGAATCTTCACAGAATTCTCATCGGGAACACCAAAGTACAACTCGTTGCTATCAACAATCAACGTCTTGAAGCGCCTATGAGGGCGCATCTTCTCAAGTACGATTCTCTCCACGGAAAACTGGATGCTGAAATTTCCTATACCGAAAATTCTCTCATTGTAAATGGAGAAACTATTTTGCTTCTTGCTTTTTCGGACGCCAGAGAGGTTCCATGGAAAGAACTCGATATCGATGTTGTCGTATCCGCTACAGGACGAGCTCGAACAAAGGAAGAAGCTCAAAAATTTCTGGATGCTGGGGCAAAAAAAGTTTTAGTTTCTGCCCCCATGAAAGATGACACTCCCACATTTGTGTTTGGAGTGAATGATGAAGACATCACTGCGGATCTGACGATTATGAGCAACGCTTCATGCACGACGAATTCGATTGCTCCTCCTCTGAAGCTGATTGAGGAAACGTATGGTATTGAAAACGTTTTTGTGAGTTCTATTCATTCATTTACGAATTCCCAAAACCTTCTCGATAACATGGGAAAAGATTTGAGAAGAGCAAGAAGCGCCGTTCAAAATATTATTCCTACAACATCAGGTGCAATGCAGGCAACAGCAAAAGTTATTCCATCTCTTCAAGGAAGAATTGATGGGATTGCTTTTCGAATTCCTCTCGCAACTTCTTCTATTTCAGATGTTTGTGCGGTGCTCAAAAAAGATACCACAGCAGAAGAAGTGAATAATCTCTTCAGAAAGGCCGCTGCGGGAAAGATGAAAAATGTGCTCGAAGTTTGTGAAGAACCTCTTGTTTCCATTGATTTTAAAACAAATCCACATTCTGCAATTATTGACGCTCTTACGACAAAAGTCGTCGGAGGAAAATATCTCCAATTCCTTTCCTGGTATGATAATGAGTGGGGATACGCGAATCGATTGAAGGATTTTTTGGAGAAATTGGCAACGTTTAAAAAGTGGCGAAAATCAATGAAAAATGTAGAATGGAAAATGGAAAAATAAATTCTCATTTTAAATTTTCCCATGACCATCCCCTTCTTCCTCGAAACCTATCTCCGCGAAGTACAATGTGAACCAAACTTGATTCAGCTCATTTCTTATATTGCCCGAGCCGCAAAATATGTTCAGCATGCCATTCGGCATGAACATTTGGGAATTTCTGGAACAGTGAATGTGCAGGGAGAAGAGCAGCTTAAGCTTGATATTCTTTCGGATAATATTTTTTGTAAACATCTTGCGGAAAGTAATCTCGTCGCACAAATTAGCTCAGAAGAGCAGGAGGATGCAGTTGTTCTCATGGATAATTTGGGAGAATATTCGGTTGCATTTGATCCTCTGGATGGATCTTCACTTGTTGCGAGTAATTTAGCCGTGGGAAGTATTTTTGGAATTTTTCCAGGAAATGGATTTATTGGAATGACCGGACGACAAATGGTCGCAGCGGGATACATGCTCTATGGTCCTCGCACAACACTGTCTATTTCAATCGGAAAAGGTCTTGCTTCTTTTATGCTCAATGATTTAGGAGAATTTCAGAGTTTTTCTGAAGGAATACGAGTTGAGGAAACGGCGAAAATTTTTGCTCCGGGAAATTTGAGGGCTGTTACGGATCGTCCAAGCTATCAAAAACTCGTCACAAAATGGTCAGATGAAAAGTTTACTTTGAGATATTCGGGCGGAATGGTTCCCGACATTAATACTATTTTTTGCAAAGGAAATGGGATTTTTGCATATCCGTCTTCTGAAAAATATCCAAAAGGAAAACTCAGACTTCTCTACGAATGCGCTCCATTTGCATTTCTCATGGAACAAGCCGGAGGACTCGCGAAAACTGAAACTGGAGAAGATATTCTTGATCTTCCCATTCAAGATTTGCACGAAAGAACTTCTATACTTGTGGGAAGTAAAAAAACGGTGGAAGATGCGATCAATATGTTGAAATAATGATGAATATATGTTCAAATAAGTCCATGTTTTCACCACAAATAATATGCAAGAATCTCTGCCGGATATCTGTACGGAGAGAAACAAATTTGCTGTTATCACTTGCGAAAATGGTATTCGATTCAATGTATTCTTTGACCTCACGCGTTCATTGCTTATTTTGAAGTGGACAGATGGTACTCAAATAAACATGACTTTAGACGCTAATAATCTCGCGGAACTTCGCTCTGCGAAGACTGTGAGGGAATTCGAAGATGCGTTAAGTAAGTTTTTTCAGAAAAATCCACCTCAACGTGATATGGAGATACGAAACATAAGCGCAATACTCTTCGATTCTGTTGCCCCTTTTAAAAAATGAGAGATCTAATTTCCAATTAATCGATATATCGCTCTCGCTACTTCTCCTCTCGTAATTTCTTTTTTTGGTTCGAATTTCTCTCCAAAATCAAGAAGATTATGGTCTTTCGCGTACATTGCATATGGAGCAAACCACTGATCTCGAAGAACATCTTCAAATGGTTTTCTTCGAACTACAGGAAGCTCCACTCCAGCTGCCTCGAGAAGAACTTTGAAAAATTCCGCTTGAGTAATCGTATTTGCCGGTTTGAAGGTTTGATCTGGATATCCGCTCACAATCTTGTCTTCCGCTGCAGTAACGACATACGTGAGAAACCAATCTGTTGAATGCACATCCAAAAATGGACTTTGCCCGTTTTTGAGATTAATGTGCAGCCCTTCAATGAGGAGCTTTACGACTTCTGCTCTCACCAGTGTTTTCTCTGGATGAAATGTTCCGTCGGGATATCCAGACGCAATATTCAATTTTTTAAGATATGCAATTTCTTCGGCATATTCACTTCCCTGTTCTACATCAGCAAAAATTCTGCTTGTGTCCTGAGTGATTCGAGAAGATTCACCAAGAATAGCTCCTGCTTGGACTTTTATGCGTGCGGAATTTCCACTGGTGATGAGAACACTCACCTTTGCAACACCATTTTTAAAGTCAACTGAAGTGAGCTCATTTGGTTTCACGATCCCCTCGCCATTTGAAAGAGTGAGCCTTGCTGTTCCCACAAAGGAGCGAACACTCAATTTTTTGTTCGCGTCCAGAGTCGTGATAGTAGCCTCTTGTGGTACGCCGAGAACATACTTCCCATCGATATCAATGCCAAAATATGTGACTTCCGCAAAGCCAGCGATGATGGAAAATAGGAGAGGAGTCTCGTTTCCAATACTTACCTTCCCTTCCCCTACTGTCTCTGCAGTGTAGACAATTTCTGCTGTTCCTTCAGAAAAATTTTGTGCGAAAAGCGCCTGAGGACTTACGGTTCCATTCGTGGCAGTGACAATAATGGAATTGTCTGGAGTATAGCTTTTCTGAACATTTCCATCGGAATCTATTGCTGTAATTGTAATATGAACTTTCTCTCCAATTTCTAATTCATTTTTTTCTGGTGTAATCTGAAAATGATCAAAGTGTGGAAGTTTTACTTCTGGTGTTTCAGGATTCGTTTCTTGAGGCTTGGAAGAGAGAGGTTCTTCTCCTGCGTTTTGAACGGTAATTCCTACTGTCTCTTCCACCACGCCAGAACGAGCTTTCAGCTCAAGCCTTCCTGAATTTTTGGGCGTAAGACTGAGCCGTGCAATTCCATTCTCAAAATGAATACTTGAAACCTCAACATCGAGATCAGATGTTTTGAGAGAAAATTCATCTGTGAACGATTCAAATACGTTTCCATTCGTATCTATGGCTTTTATTTCAATGGGAATACTCTCCCCTGCTCTCACGAGCTCAGACAAAACGCGAATATCAAAATCATGAATTTTTCTTTCTGTTCCAGGGAATGAAGGGAGCGGTGTCCCTGAAGTTCCGGAAGGAACTGGTGATATTGCTCCTCCCTGCCTATTTTGCTGTACCCATTTCATGGGATGAGTCGTATATTTTCCCGCCTTTTCTCTTCCAAGACCATTATTGACGGCGTCAAAGAAAGAGAATCCGGCAGAGCTTGCTTCTGTAGCAGTGAATGGCCAGTAAATTCTGAAAGGAGCAATTGCACGATCTATTTGAAAATGGAGATGATTTGTTGATGCTGTCCCGGTTTTCCCTACTTCACCAATTTTTTGACCTTTTTGAATAATTTCACCAGATTGCACTATTACCTGAGAAAGGTGTGCGTATGCAATATAAATCGTTTCTATATCACCATTCACGGGCGCATTTGGGACTTCTAAAATGATGTATTTTCCGAACCCACCTTTATCTTCCGCGTTGGCTCTATCAACAATTCCGTTTGCAACCGCAAAAACGGGAGTCCCTTCGGGAGCACGAATATCAACGCCTAAATGCGATCCGACATTCTCTGTATGTTCTGATGTATAACTTCCCAAATACACAGTAGAATATGTTATTTTTGCATTTGCGGTATTCGCATCTGTGTTTAAACTTTGAAGCTCAGCAATATCATAATCCATGAGCGGCTGAAGTTCCCAAGGAGAATATGCAGAATAGGGTTTCGTGTTCTCTCCACCTGTAAGCGCCCAGTTCGGAACTTGTTGAATCGGCATTACTGTTCCATCAAATCGGAGAGACACATCGAGAATATTCGTTTTGAGACTCATTGCCCCCTCTCCGACGGCATAGAGCACAATCATGAGACCGAGCGTCAAAACAACAGATCCAAGAACTCCTTTTGCCCTGAGATATGTTTTTATACCCACAAAAAGCTGAGCGGGATACCTCAGCACAGAAGATTTTTCGCTTTTTGAACGAGCACGAAGCCGTGAATTTTCTTTTTTCTTTTTTCTCATTTTTTTTGTATGTTTGTATCAGTGGAAAATAATATGTCTTCGTGATATTATAGCAGGGATGATAATTTTTTGCAAATGAATTCCTTTCTTTCCTCAAATGCGGTCGCAACAGAAAAGGCTGGAAGAGAGCTCGGTCTGCGCGTTCATATCGCTCCAGAGTGGGGGAAAATTGTGCTTCTTTCTGGAGAACTCGGAACAGGGAAAACAACATTTTCCCGAGGATTTTTTGATGCTCTCGGTATTCCAAAAGAGGACATAAAAAGCCCGACATTCACGTATCTTGAGGAGTATAAGACGGAAAATAGGATCTGCATTCATGGCGATCTCTATAGGCTCAAAGACACTCCAAATTCTGCTCATATCCTTGAGAGCGAAATCGAAAAAATCGGAGAAAGGGGTGATATTCTCCTTCTCGAGTGGAGTGATCTTTTGGATGAGCGCATTTTGAATTTGTTCGAAGGAACATATATTTCTGTTCATTTTGCGCACGGGAATTCCGAATCAGAAAGAAATATTTCTCTGACATTTCACAATGCTCTCAATATTCCAAAAAATAAAATTCCCGGTCTTATGGAGGAATTTATGACTCCGCAGCATATTCAGAAACATATCGAAATGGTCACTCATGTCGCAACAATTCTCGGCAATAAACTTTTTCAGAGTGGTGTGCCTCTTGATATCGAACTTATAACAAATGGAGCTCTTTGTCATGACCTCCTCCGATATGTCGATTTTAAGGATTTGAATGATGTCTCTCGATTTCAAGAAGAAGTTACGGATGAAAAAATAGCACTTTGGAAAAGTGTTCGGCAAAAGTATGAAAAATTTCATCACGGAAGTGCGATGGCAGATGTTTTAAGATCTCGCGGATATTCTGCTACAGCGGATGTGGTGGAAGCGCATATGACGGGAATGATTTTTCGAGAAAAACCATTCACATGGGAAGAAAAAGTTGTGTATTATGCTGACAAGCGCGTTCTCCATGATGAAATTGTTTCGCTTAAGAAACGATTTGAAGACGGAAGGAAGAGATATGCGCACGAAGCCAGTCCGAATTTGGAAAAAAAAGTTTCCGATCTCGAGCAAGAAATTTTTGAGAATCTCGATATTGCTCCGGAAGAAATACGATAAAATTTTAAATGTAAAAGGTAAAATATAAAAATAAATTCTAATATTTAATGTTTAAACATTAAAAAATTATGATTTATTTTAAAATTTAAAATTCAAAATTTTCGACAAATTTACTTTTCACTTGCTCCTCGCTCTGTGCCTCAAAAAATTCTCCTCCTCGACGTCTCTCATCTCTTTTTTCGCGCTTTTTTCGCGATTCCACAGACCCTGACGAATGGAAATGGAGAAGCGATTAATGCTGTTTTTGGCGTGTCTTCAATGCTTCTCTCGCTTATTGAAACCGAACATCCGCAATATATTTTTGGAGCAAAAGATGAGAAAGAAAAAACAAAAAGACACGAACTCGTGCCCGAATACAAAGGTCACAGACCGGAAATGCCAGATGCGCTTGTGGGGCAACTTTCGAAAATTTTTGATATTTTTGACGCGTTTCAAATTCCCTTATTTTCTGAAGCAGGATATGAGGGCGATGATTTTCTTGCGACGATTTCAGAAAAATATCGAAAAAATGCTGAGTATGAAATTGGAATTGTGAGCGGCGACCATGATGCCTTTCAGCTAGTCGCGGATAATGTGGAAGTGTTTCTCCCGCAAAATGGCGGAAAACCCGCGCTCCATCTCGATCGAAATGGAATTTATGGAAAACTTGGTGTATATCCGGAACAGGTTGTTGATTACAAAGCTATGGTTGGCGATAGTTCCGACAATTTAAAAGGAATTGATGGAATTGGACCAAAAACCGCAGCGAAACTCCTTGCAGAATATCAAACACTCGAAAAAATTCTTGAGAATGCCGATCGCATTCCGGGAAAACTTGGCGAGAAATTGCAAATGGGAAAAGATATTGCGATTCTGACGAAAGAAATGGTGACACTTCATCGAAATCTTGAACTTCCGAATTTTGGTATTGAAAAAGGGAATGTAAAAAATATCGATCCCCATAAGCTCGAAACATTTTTTAGGATGTATAATTTCCATTCTCTCATCAATCGTCTCACCAAAGCTTTTAAAAAAGGTGAAAATTCAGCTGAGGAAAAAGAGGAAGAAGCGCTCTGGGGAGAGCTTGAGGCAGCGCAAAAAACAAAATTTTCGGGTGTGCGGAAAAAAGAACATGATGATCAAATGTCGATGTTTTGAATGTAGAGAAGCCCAAATTTGGTGTCTCTACCTGTGCAATACATCATTTTCCCAGTTTTCTGGATTCGCCAAAATGTATTCGGAAATACGGTGTAATTCGTTTTCATTCCGAATAATGCGATCATGAAATCGTGATTGCCAAGAAAAATTGGGTGCGATTTTTTTGCATTCAAATGTTGTGCGACCTTTATATCAACGAATGATGGTGGATAAATTTTTGTGCAACATGGGATTTTTATTTTTGGTTATTCCGCCATTGGTTTTTTTGGTGAACGTAATTCCCGTAGAGACGCGATTAATCGCGTCTCTACATCAACAATTCTGCATTTTGCATTTCCCCGCCTCCTCTTTCATCCTCGCAAAAATCGCATATGCTCCGTTCACACGAGAAGGTGAGAGAATATTCTTAAGTCCAGTTTTTTCAAACATCTCTGGAGAAAGTTCGAGAATTTCTTGTGGCGCTAAGCCTTCACATCCAAAAAGAAACAGTGCGAGAATTCCTTTGGGAATTTGCGCATCTGAATCTCCTCGAAAATACATTTTCCCATTTCGATATTCTGCTACGAGATAGGCATTTGAAGCACATCCATGAATTTTATTTTTTGAAGTTTTTTCATTTTCCGGAAATTCAGGAAGATCATCCGCAAGCGACAGCAGAAATTTTAATTTTTCCGTAGAATCTGGCATCGCTGAAAGTTCATCGAGAATGTTTTGCAGAGCAGGAATCATGGAGAGGAATAATTGCTCAAAAAGTATACCTGATGAAATTACGAATCACGAAAGACGAATTACGACGTTTGTCATTCGTAATTCGTAATTCGATAATTCGTAATTGTCTTCTACCCAACCCAATTCACCACATAATCGACGATATTCCAGGCAAGGAGCCCAACGATAAGTCCGATGACTGCGCCAATAATTGTTTTTTTCGCCTTCTGAATTTTCATCTCTTCTCCTGAAGCAGAAGCAAACATAATGCCGCCATAGATGAGCGCACCTGCAGAAACAAATACCGCAATCTGACCAATAAGTGTAATCACATCTCCAATAATGCTAAACAAATCTTTTCTTCCTCCTGCTCCAGGAAGACCAGTGATTTGACCATCGCAGTTGTAATCCACTTGGCTATTCGGCGGTTCTATCGCACCTGGGTGAATCTTGTTTCCCTTTATTTTCCCAAGTCCTGGAGCAACAACGCTCGGATCATCAACGTCGACAGTATCACACACTTCTTTCTCCCATCCCTTCATTCCGAGAATAGGTGACTCACATGTTGTTGTATCACTCGGATCGGGACAAGTATAATATCTATCTTGGTCATCATCTTTAGTTGCAGCGTACGCAGGAAGAGCCATCAGCCCGAGAAGCATGAAAGCAAGTGTAAACGTAAATATTTTTTTCATGTGAAGTGGGATTAGAATTTTCATAAGGAAAGACTACGAAAAAAGAAATAAAAATGCAAGATGAAGGACTTTACGCAGGCGATTTTTGCTCTTGAACCATATTCATAAATTCTTCAGGGTCAGGAGCATTAAGGATTGCTTGTTCTCTGGAAATAACTCCATTTTGAAAAAGATCAAAGAGATGTTCGTGGAAAGTCTGCATTCCGAGACCACGTTCACGCTCCATTGCCTTAGAAATTTTTTCTTCTCTCCTTTCCAAAATAAGCGTTTCAATTTCATCCGAGCGAAGACAGATTTCTACGGCAACAACTCTCCCCGAGAAATCTTGTTTCGGAATAAGTTTCTGAGACACAATTCCACGAAGAGAAATCGCGAGTTTCATTCTTGCCATATTCTGCAAATCCGGAGGAAAAACATTGATCACCCGAGAAATGGTAGAGGCAACATCATCGGAATGGAGCGTCGCAAAAACCAGATGTCCGGTTTCTGCCAAATCAAGGGCGATGGAAATCGATTCATAATCACTGAGTTCGCCAAGTGCCACAACGTTGACATCTTGCCGAAAGAGGTACCTCGCTGCATCTTTCAGACTTTCTACATGTGTTCCGACTTCTCGCTGAGAAATTACTGATTTTTTTGGCTGATGAATGACCTCGATCGGATTTTCAATCGTGATGATATTTACATTTCTGGTTTCATTAATATGGTGTAAAAGTGCTGCCATTGTTGTGGATTTTCCACTCCCATTTGGACCGGTAATGAGCACGAGACCTGAATGTTCATACGCAAGATTTTGAACCGCCTCCGGTAGACCGAGTTCGGGAATAGACTCAATATTATCGCTGAGAAGTCGAAACACAATCGACATTCCGTGGTATTCGACGTAAAAATTCACTCGAAATCGTCCGACATCTTCAAGCCAAGAGGAAAATTCAAAATCTTTTTTTTGCAAGAAGACTTCTATTTGCCTCTGAGAGAGAATCTCTTTCATGATATTTTCCATATCCTCATGCTTCAGCGGACTATATTTTTCTACCGCATACAGCCCTCCGTCGGATCCTCGAAGATATGGAGGATGTCCTTCGTAAAGATGCAGATCAGACGATCTGAGTTTTTTTTGTGCCTCGAAAAGTGTTTTGAGGTAGAGCATTTTTTTGTTTGTTTTCATGAAATTATATCATAAAAACGGCTTTATGAAAACAAGTTTTTTATTTTTCTACTCTGATGCCTCCACCACAGGAGTCCGACGAAAACATAGAAAAAAGTAAGACCAAATATTCCAAGAGAAAACGGAATATCAGAGTATGGAACTTCAGAACATACATGAATTATGGCGAGAGCTACGCGTAAGGTTTCGAATGCGCAGAATGCAAAAATCTTGCCAACAAAAGGAAAAATGCCGAGAAATGAAAAAAGCATAGCCACGGGGATACACGGAGCAATGAGAAGATTCGCAATGGGCGAGATGAGAGAAATACGGTGAAAATAAAATGCGATGAGTGGGGTTGCGATAATTTGCGCCGCCAATGTTGTTTCCAGCGATTCTCTGAGTCCAAACGTTCCCGGGAGTTTTTGAAAAATATCTTTCCAGAGAGGGCTAAAAGCAATAAGCCCCAAAACTGCCGCAACAGAAAGCTGAAAAGAAATATCAGAAAGAAGGAGAAATGGATTCCAGAGCACCATACAAAATATACTCCAGAGGAGAATGGAAAATGCTTTTTTTACAAATCCAAAATGGAGCACCAAAAGTGAAATTCCTCCCATAATTGCAGCGCGTACGACGGACGAAGAAGCCCCGGTGAGCAGAACAAAACTTGAAATAAAGAGCAGTGTGAGAAAAAGGTTTATCTTTTTTGGGAGAAATCGAAATATCCAAAATACAAACAAAATGAGAATGGTGATGTTAAATCCAGAAAGCGCGAGAACATGGGAAAGTCCGGTTTTCCGAAATTCTTCGACGAGCTCTTCAGGGAAACCCTGTTCACCACCAAGAAGAATCCCTATAGAAAAACTGGCTTCTGGCTCTGGGATTCTCTCTTTCAAAAGATTCTCGAGATATCTTCTCAGCTCAAAAAGTGTACGGAAAAAAATCGAGCCGTTTCCTCTGCTTCGTATTTCAAATGTTCCCCATGGCATATAGGAATATATACCGTTTTTTTCTAAAAATCTGGCATACGAAAAATCTTCCCATTCTGGAGGAATTTGTAATTTTCCAGAAATATGAAGCATATCGCCATAGAAGACCGGAGGATACTTGGAGATACTCACAAGAATATTCCCAGAAACGAGTCTCATTTCTTTTGTGTCTCGCAAA from Candidatus Peregrinibacteria bacterium encodes:
- a CDS encoding fructose-1,6-bisphosphatase, with the protein product MTIPFFLETYLREVQCEPNLIQLISYIARAAKYVQHAIRHEHLGISGTVNVQGEEQLKLDILSDNIFCKHLAESNLVAQISSEEQEDAVVLMDNLGEYSVAFDPLDGSSLVASNLAVGSIFGIFPGNGFIGMTGRQMVAAGYMLYGPRTTLSISIGKGLASFMLNDLGEFQSFSEGIRVEETAKIFAPGNLRAVTDRPSYQKLVTKWSDEKFTLRYSGGMVPDINTIFCKGNGIFAYPSSEKYPKGKLRLLYECAPFAFLMEQAGGLAKTETGEDILDLPIQDLHERTSILVGSKKTVEDAINMLK
- a CDS encoding aldehyde dehydrogenase, which gives rise to MSVLRVALNGYGRIGRNLHRILIGNTKVQLVAINNQRLEAPMRAHLLKYDSLHGKLDAEISYTENSLIVNGETILLLAFSDAREVPWKELDIDVVVSATGRARTKEEAQKFLDAGAKKVLVSAPMKDDTPTFVFGVNDEDITADLTIMSNASCTTNSIAPPLKLIEETYGIENVFVSSIHSFTNSQNLLDNMGKDLRRARSAVQNIIPTTSGAMQATAKVIPSLQGRIDGIAFRIPLATSSISDVCAVLKKDTTAEEVNNLFRKAAAGKMKNVLEVCEEPLVSIDFKTNPHSAIIDALTTKVVGGKYLQFLSWYDNEWGYANRLKDFLEKLATFKKWRKSMKNVEWKMEK
- the secF gene encoding protein translocase subunit SecF — its product is MRFPIIPATKFWFLISGVTLAVGLYFVFAPGFGLHLGIDFSGGSKMYLPFSETITKTEFDEIFREALGNEKGEVVVESGDKAIIVRSRDLSNQEIEQLKVKLKEKGKTLEDDAVRIETVGPTQGKVQTERGFLAVGITMLAIIMFIALAFRRVPEGLSSWKFGVSAVVALIHDVFIVIGAFALLGKYYGVEVDTLFITALLTVMGFSVHDTIVVFDRLRENLKGTSLKNLEETAEKAVWQTMARSINTSGSTLIVLLTLFFSQIEGIHFFILALVLGIIVGTYSSIFIATPMLVAWSKK
- a CDS encoding putative metal-binding motif-containing protein codes for the protein MKILIPLHMKKIFTFTLAFMLLGLMALPAYAATKDDDQDRYYTCPDPSDTTTCESPILGMKGWEKEVCDTVDVDDPSVVAPGLGKIKGNKIHPGAIEPPNSQVDYNCDGQITGLPGAGGRKDLFSIIGDVITLIGQIAVFVSAGALIYGGIMFASASGEEMKIQKAKKTIIGAVIGLIVGLLAWNIVDYVVNWVG
- the tsaE gene encoding tRNA (adenosine(37)-N6)-threonylcarbamoyltransferase complex ATPase subunit type 1 TsaE → MNSFLSSNAVATEKAGRELGLRVHIAPEWGKIVLLSGELGTGKTTFSRGFFDALGIPKEDIKSPTFTYLEEYKTENRICIHGDLYRLKDTPNSAHILESEIEKIGERGDILLLEWSDLLDERILNLFEGTYISVHFAHGNSESERNISLTFHNALNIPKNKIPGLMEEFMTPQHIQKHIEMVTHVATILGNKLFQSGVPLDIELITNGALCHDLLRYVDFKDLNDVSRFQEEVTDEKIALWKSVRQKYEKFHHGSAMADVLRSRGYSATADVVEAHMTGMIFREKPFTWEEKVVYYADKRVLHDEIVSLKKRFEDGRKRYAHEASPNLEKKVSDLEQEIFENLDIAPEEIR
- a CDS encoding S-layer homology domain-containing protein — translated: MLRYPAQLFVGIKTYLRAKGVLGSVVLTLGLMIVLYAVGEGAMSLKTNILDVSLRFDGTVMPIQQVPNWALTGGENTKPYSAYSPWELQPLMDYDIAELQSLNTDANTANAKITYSTVYLGSYTSEHTENVGSHLGVDIRAPEGTPVFAVANGIVDRANAEDKGGFGKYIILEVPNAPVNGDIETIYIAYAHLSQVIVQSGEIIQKGQKIGEVGKTGTASTNHLHFQIDRAIAPFRIYWPFTATEASSAGFSFFDAVNNGLGREKAGKYTTHPMKWVQQNRQGGAISPVPSGTSGTPLPSFPGTERKIHDFDIRVLSELVRAGESIPIEIKAIDTNGNVFESFTDEFSLKTSDLDVEVSSIHFENGIARLSLTPKNSGRLELKARSGVVEETVGITVQNAGEEPLSSKPQETNPETPEVKLPHFDHFQITPEKNELEIGEKVHITITAIDSDGNVQKSYTPDNSIIVTATNGTVSPQALFAQNFSEGTAEIVYTAETVGEGKVSIGNETPLLFSIIAGFAEVTYFGIDIDGKYVLGVPQEATITTLDANKKLSVRSFVGTARLTLSNGEGIVKPNELTSVDFKNGVAKVSVLITSGNSARIKVQAGAILGESSRITQDTSRIFADVEQGSEYAEEIAYLKKLNIASGYPDGTFHPEKTLVRAEVVKLLIEGLHINLKNGQSPFLDVHSTDWFLTYVVTAAEDKIVSGYPDQTFKPANTITQAEFFKVLLEAAGVELPVVRRKPFEDVLRDQWFAPYAMYAKDHNLLDFGEKFEPKKEITRGEVARAIYRLIGN
- a CDS encoding SufE family protein, with amino-acid sequence MIPALQNILDELSAMPDSTEKLKFLLSLADDLPEFPENEKTSKNKIHGCASNAYLVAEYRNGKMYFRGDSDAQIPKGILALFLFGCEGLAPQEILELSPEMFEKTGLKNILSPSRVNGAYAIFARMKEEAGKCKMQNC
- a CDS encoding PilT/PilU family type 4a pilus ATPase, whose amino-acid sequence is MKTNKKMLYLKTLFEAQKKLRSSDLHLYEGHPPYLRGSDGGLYAVEKYSPLKHEDMENIMKEILSQRQIEVFLQKKDFEFSSWLEDVGRFRVNFYVEYHGMSIVFRLLSDNIESIPELGLPEAVQNLAYEHSGLVLITGPNGSGKSTTMAALLHHINETRNVNIITIENPIEVIHQPKKSVISQREVGTHVESLKDAARYLFRQDVNVVALGELSDYESISIALDLAETGHLVFATLHSDDVASTISRVINVFPPDLQNMARMKLAISLRGIVSQKLIPKQDFSGRVVAVEICLRSDEIETLILERREEKISKAMERERGLGMQTFHEHLFDLFQNGVISREQAILNAPDPEEFMNMVQEQKSPA